The DNA sequence CGCTGGACGGCAGCGGCGGTGCCGAGCCGATCTCACCGATCTTGTTGCCCAGCGGCGGAATGCCCAGAAGCATGTCGACCACCGCGGCGCCCTGCGAGTAACCGCCCAGCACGAAGCGGGTCGACGGGCAGGCGGCGGCGGTGGCCAGGATGTGGTTGGTCGCATCGGTGGCGCCGTCGGCGGCGGCCAGGAAGTCGTAGGTGGCGGGGTAGTCCACCGCGTAGGTTCCGACGGTGCGGGCGCCCAGCTGTGCCTGCAGCGTGTCGGTCAGGGCCTGGCCCACCCGGCCGATTCCGGCGGGCTCGCTGGTGCCGCGGGCGAAGACGACCTGGACGTCCGGGCAGGGATCTGCGGCGGCGGCCGGCGCGGTGGCGGTGAGCGTCGCGGCGGCCGCAGCAGCCATGGCCGCGCCGGCGACGGTGAGTCGGCGGGCCGGTGTCTTGAGCGGCTTCAACACGCGCGCACATCCCTCTTGATCGACGTGATCCACAATCAGCTCATCCTCACACAAGGCGACACGGTGCCCAAAACCGTTCGTCGGCATCAGAGCAGGCCCGCGACGAAGGACGCCGCCTGGCTCGTCATCCCGACCTGGCTGTAGTTGCTGTGGGCCGGAACGTCGTTGCCGTCCGAGCACACCGGGTCCCCGACACTGCACAGGTCGATGGCCTTCGGGCCGTACACCGGGCTGGAGGTCAGCGGCAGCCCCACCTTGGTGGTCGGGTTGCCGAACACGGCCAGCGCGGCGACGTGGTCGGGCACCTCGGGTGGCAGCGGGTTGTTGAACCCGACGGCGGGGAACGGGACCGAGGTGATCACGTCGATGATGGCCGCACCCTGCGAGTAGCCGCCCAGGACCAGCTTGGTGTCGGGGCAGGTGTTCACCACGTTCTGAATGAACGCGCTGGCGTCGTTGGCGCCGTCGGCGGCCGCCAGAAAGTCGTAGCTGGCCGGATAGTTGACGGCGTAGACGCCGATCGACCGGTTCCGTACCTTGCTACGCAGCGAGTCGACAAACGCTTGACCGACCCGTCCGATGCCCGGCGGCTCGCTGGTTCCACGGGCGAACACCACTTGGATGTCGCGGCAGCCGTCGGCGTGGGCTGCCGGCAGAACCGGACTGACGAGGGCGCTTGCCGTCACCAGGGCGGTGACCGCGGCGGCACGCAGGACTGGGGAGAACGTCACGCCGTAATGTTACGCAAGCTAAGTGAGTTTCATTCCCGACGTTTGCTCTCGCGTGGCGTGTTAGGTACGGGCGCCGGCCGCGATCTCCTCGAGCGGACCGGCATCGGGCCAGGTCGCCGCGGTGATCTCGGCGCTGCGGTCGCCCTGGCGGGCCAACGCCAAGCCCAGCAGCACCACCAGCCCGCCCAGGCCCTGGGTCACGCTGACCGACTCGCCGAGCAGCACCCAGGCGCACAACACCGCGAACAGCACCTCGCCGAGGCCCACCAGTGATGCGAAGCTCGGACGCAGCCGGGCCACCCCGCTGATGCCCAGGGTGTAGGCGATCGCCGTGGCGACCACGGCGAGCATGCCGACCGGCACCCACCACGGCACGGTCAGTCCGGCCACGACGGCGTCGTTGGTGGTGAAGGTCAACGGCATGATGCCGGTCAGGCCCAGGCCCGCGACCGCGACGGTGCCGACCACCAGTCCGGCCGCGGACAGCGTGATCGAGCTCAGTCCGTTGCCGTCGGCGCTGACCTGGTCGGACATCATGAAGTAGCAGGCGGCGCAGATCGCCGCGGCCAGTCCCCACGCCACGCCGACGGCGTTGATGTGGGCATTCCCGCTGAAGACGTTGAGGACCAGCATGATGCCCGCGACCGCCAGCCCGACCCCGGCCAGGGTCAGCGTGCGGGGCCGCCGGCGGGTGGTGCCCCAGATCCAGCCGACGACCAGGATCGGGGCGGTGTACTCCAGCAGGAGAGCAACGCCGACCGACAGGTGCGAGACGGCGTTGTAGTAGCACAGCTGGGCACCGGCGATCGGGATCAGCCCGTAGGCGACGACGACGCGGATGTGGTCACGGGCTTCGCGGATCCAGTCCGGTTTGACGATGGTGGCGAAGATGGCCATCACGAGGGCCCCGCCGGCGAGGCGGGCGGTGACGGCGGCGGTGGGCGTCCATCCGGCGCCCATCAGTGCTTTGGCGAAGGGCCCGGACATTCCGAAGGTGAACGCCGACCCGACTGCGAACAGCAAACCGAGCCGGAAGTGGTCGTGACCGCGCACCATGGTCGACATGAGGCACCTCCCCGCCTGTAATGAGTAAAATGAAGATTGCTCATGACGTTACGTCCCGAAGGAGTCATGCGTCAAATGCTTTTCAGTCATGACACCGAACTCACGTTGCGTGCTGCCTGTGCGCTGGTCAACAGCGATCGCAGCGACGGTGAACAGTTGGGCGACCAGCAGGCGCTGGACGCCTACCTGACCAGTTGGGGGTGGACCGGGCGGCGTGACCACGACGACGCCGAGCTGGGCTCGGTGCACACCCTTCGAGCGCGGCTGGGCCGGATCTGGGCGACCGCTGGTGACGAGGTGCGGGCGGTGGGCCAGATCAACGCCCTGCTCTCGGACACCCACGCCTCGCCGTGGCTGACCCGCCACCCGGAGATGCCCGATTGGCACCTGCACCTGGCCTCGATCCATGATCCGCTGGCGCAGCGGATGGGTGCCGAGATGGCCATGGCATTGGCGGACCTGGTGCGTTCCGGCGAGTTGCGGCGGCTGAAGATCTGCGCGGCATCCGACTGTGACGCGGTGCTGCTGGACCTGTCCCGCAACCGGTCCCGGATGTTCTGCGACACCGGCAACTGCGGAAACCGTCAGCACGTGGCGGCCTACCGGGAACGGCGGTCCAAGGAAAGCTAGTCGACGTCGGGCTGTTGATACCGGAAAGCCCTCCCGTCGCCGCCGCTCTAGCGTGGGTGCATGCGGCGCCAGGGATCGCTTCGATTGCAGTCCAGCGGCGATCGGTTCCTCTGGCGCCGGCTGGAATACGCGCTTCTGGGGCATCCGATGCCCGCCGGTGGCGATCCCGTGCGCGCCCATCGCCGTGCGCTGGCCGCCGGGTGTGCGGTGGCCCTGGGCATCGGGGTTCTGGCCACTGCATTCCCGATCCCGCCCGGCGGGCCGGGCCAGAGCCCGCTGGTCATGTCACGCCAATCCGGAGCGCTGTTCGTCCGGGTGGGTGATCGGCTGCGGCCGGTGGCCAATCTGGTGTCGGCCCAGCTCATCCTGGGGACACCGGCAACGCCGAGACTTGTCGACGACGCCGCACTGCGCACCGTTGCACGCGGGCCGGTTCTGGGCATTCCTGGAGCGCCCCATTCGGTGGGGACGATGCTCTCCCCGGCCGAGCAGCACTGGACGGTCTGCGACCGCGCCGACGGGAGCACCGCTATCACTGTCACCGCGCACATCGGGCCGCCCACACTCCAGCCCGGCACCGCCGTCGTGGTGTCAGCAGCACACGGCGACGGCTCGGTCTACCTCCTCTACGACGGCAGGCGGGCGCGGATCGACGTGGGCAACCCGGCCACCGCACGGGCGTTGCACCTCGAGGGGGTGCGGCCCCGGCCGGTGTCGGCGACGCTGCTCAACGTCCTCCCGGAAGCGCCGGCCATCGGTCCGCCGCCGATCATCGGATCGCCCGCCGAGGTCGCCGGGGTCCGGGTCGGTGGTGTGCTGCGCACCGCCCGGGCCGATGCTGAGGAGTTCTATGTCGTTGTGCCGCAGGGTATCCAGCGCATCGGACGGCTGACTGCGGACCTGATCCGATTCGCCGACCCGATGGCCGGTACGGACATTCCGTTTGTGCCGCCGGACGTGATCGCCACCGCGACCATGGTCGACTCCCTGGACGTGGGCGGCTATCCCGACGCCGCACCGCGACTGCTGGATCCGCACGACGCGGGGGTGTGCGCGACATGGCGCCAGGGAACAACCCGGGTCGCCACCGGCGCGGTCGAACCGGACGCCACCGCGGTGCCGTTGGCCGTCGCCGATGGGGACGGGCCCAATCTCGACGCGTTCAGCATTGCCCCCGGTTCGGGAGTCGACGTCGAGGCAGCCACCGCGACCGCGGGCCGCTACGTCGTCACCGACGCGGGAGTGGTCTTTCCGGTACGGGATTCGACCGCGGCGGCCGCGATCGGACTTGGTCGGCAGCCCACGCCAATCCCGTGGGCCATCCTCGCCGCGCTGCCCGCCGGACCCGAACTCAGCAAGCAGGCCGCGTTAGCGGGGCGCGATGTGATCGGTGGGACGGTGCCGTAACCACATCGACGCCGCTGCCGCGATACCGATCAGGCACACCACCGCACCGGCCCCGATCACGGCCCGCGGCTCGGCACGGCGGGTTGGGCTCACATCCGGGACGGCAACCGGTGCGGGCGGTGTCGTCGGTGCTGCTACCGGCTGATCACTCAGCGCCGCGAGGGGGTCCACGACACCATTGCCGACCGCCGAATCCCAGCCCCGGGAGGGCTTGTGGGCCGACTCGGTGATCCGGCTCATCACTTGTCGTGCCGTGAGCCGCGGGAACCGGGCCCGCACGAGGGCCACCACGCCGCTGACCACCGGGGCGGCATAGCTGGTACCCGAGATCGGCAGCGGTCCCGATGTTCCCGCCATGGTGTCGACGACGCCCGGACCGCTGCGGTCCAGGGAGACAACGGCTTCCCCATGCGCCGCGACATCCACCCACGGTCCGTGAAGGCTGAAGGGCGACGCGTTGTCGTGTACGTCCACCGAGGCCACGGTCAGCACATAGTCGTCGTACCAGGCCGGGCTGGAGATGACGGAGGACTGTCCGCCGGTGTTCTGCGCCGAGCATTGCCCCGGGCCGCCGACATTGCCGGCGGCGGCCACCACCACCGCATCCTTGACATCCACCGCGTAGGACAGCGCCGCGCCGAGCACCCGGTCATCCAGCATCCCCTCGGCACAGGCCACCGAGGAGATGTTGATCACCGACGCCCCCATGTCCGCCGCGGTGCGTACCGCCTTCGCCAGCGTCTCGACGTCACCGGATCCCCGGGCCGACGGTTGGGACGTCGGCCCGAACATCGTGCTCGACTGACGCACGGCGATCACCGTGGCATCCGGTGCGATACCGGCGAATCCGCTGCTGTCCGATTCGTCGGGCTGGGCCGCAATGATTCCGGCGACGATGGTGCCGTGACCGTCGCAGTCCTGCCTCCCGTCCCCGGTGGAGACGTAGTCGCCGCCGGCGACCACAGCGGGCAGCCGTGGGTGCGGTTGCACCCCGGTGTCGATCACGGCCACCCGCTGACCGGCTCCCCGGGTCAGCCGCCACAGAGTCGGCAGGTCGACACCGTCGAGCTGATGCGCTCGGACCTTCGGTGCGGTCCTGGTGAGCACCGTGCACGGTTCGCGTTGTTCGGTCGGCTCCGGCGGCGCCGCTGCGGCCGGCGGCGGCAGTAGCGAACCATCGACCGGCGGCGGTGAGACGGCGAAAGCTGTTGGTGCACAGTGTAAAGCGACCAGAACGGCGACGGCCACCATCGCGACGATCCTCACCGCAATGCACCGATTGCGGTGAACACACCCGCCGCCGCGCACGCCGTCGGGACGACCGCCGCCCCCACCACGACATCCAGGATTCCCAACGCCCTGGCGGCCAGCACAGAACGGGCCGCGGCCGTCGACCCCACCACCGTGCCTGCCGCCACCGTGAGGACCGCCGCGCACACCCACCCGGTCGCCCACGGTGCGCTGCGTGTCAACAGGCCGGTGGACACCGTCGCCGCGCTGGCCGCGGCGCTCATCATCACCCACCACGAGGGGCATCCCTGGTGAAAGCGGCTGCGCAACAGGAATTCCGCCGACAGCAGCCCGGTGAAGGTGGCAGCCCAGCCCGGCTCGGCCGACCACGCCGCGGTCATCATCACGCCGGACATGCCCACCCCGGCAGCAGCTGCCACCGTGGCGGCCAGTGCGCTGCGCGCGCGTCCGACGCCGCTCTTCACGTCCTGCGGGTGAGCCGAGGGGGAGACCCCGCCGGCGCGGAGAGACCACCGCGGGGACACGGCGAGCATCGCCACCGCTGCGGTGCCCATCGGGGGGCCGGCCGCAGCCGCAGGCAGCACGTCCGACATCACCGCCGCCGCGGTTGCGGCCGAGGT is a window from the Mycolicibacterium anyangense genome containing:
- a CDS encoding cutinase family protein, with translation MTFSPVLRAAAVTALVTASALVSPVLPAAHADGCRDIQVVFARGTSEPPGIGRVGQAFVDSLRSKVRNRSIGVYAVNYPASYDFLAAADGANDASAFIQNVVNTCPDTKLVLGGYSQGAAIIDVITSVPFPAVGFNNPLPPEVPDHVAALAVFGNPTTKVGLPLTSSPVYGPKAIDLCSVGDPVCSDGNDVPAHSNYSQVGMTSQAASFVAGLL
- a CDS encoding cutinase family protein, which codes for MAAAAAATLTATAPAAAADPCPDVQVVFARGTSEPAGIGRVGQALTDTLQAQLGARTVGTYAVDYPATYDFLAAADGATDATNHILATAAACPSTRFVLGGYSQGAAVVDMLLGIPPLGNKIGEIGSAPPLPSSVANKVAAVAVFGNPATKFGNPVSAAGAPFAGKGIDLCNDGDPICSQGRNPFAHTDYESTDLPGQAAGFIAGLL
- a CDS encoding CGNR zinc finger domain-containing protein, whose translation is MLFSHDTELTLRAACALVNSDRSDGEQLGDQQALDAYLTSWGWTGRRDHDDAELGSVHTLRARLGRIWATAGDEVRAVGQINALLSDTHASPWLTRHPEMPDWHLHLASIHDPLAQRMGAEMAMALADLVRSGELRRLKICAASDCDAVLLDLSRNRSRMFCDTGNCGNRQHVAAYRERRSKES
- a CDS encoding EamA family transporter, whose translation is MSTMVRGHDHFRLGLLFAVGSAFTFGMSGPFAKALMGAGWTPTAAVTARLAGGALVMAIFATIVKPDWIREARDHIRVVVAYGLIPIAGAQLCYYNAVSHLSVGVALLLEYTAPILVVGWIWGTTRRRPRTLTLAGVGLAVAGIMLVLNVFSGNAHINAVGVAWGLAAAICAACYFMMSDQVSADGNGLSSITLSAAGLVVGTVAVAGLGLTGIMPLTFTTNDAVVAGLTVPWWVPVGMLAVVATAIAYTLGISGVARLRPSFASLVGLGEVLFAVLCAWVLLGESVSVTQGLGGLVVLLGLALARQGDRSAEITAATWPDAGPLEEIAAGART
- the mycP gene encoding type VII secretion-associated serine protease mycosin, whose protein sequence is MVAVAVLVALHCAPTAFAVSPPPVDGSLLPPPAAAAPPEPTEQREPCTVLTRTAPKVRAHQLDGVDLPTLWRLTRGAGQRVAVIDTGVQPHPRLPAVVAGGDYVSTGDGRQDCDGHGTIVAGIIAAQPDESDSSGFAGIAPDATVIAVRQSSTMFGPTSQPSARGSGDVETLAKAVRTAADMGASVINISSVACAEGMLDDRVLGAALSYAVDVKDAVVVAAAGNVGGPGQCSAQNTGGQSSVISSPAWYDDYVLTVASVDVHDNASPFSLHGPWVDVAAHGEAVVSLDRSGPGVVDTMAGTSGPLPISGTSYAAPVVSGVVALVRARFPRLTARQVMSRITESAHKPSRGWDSAVGNGVVDPLAALSDQPVAAPTTPPAPVAVPDVSPTRRAEPRAVIGAGAVVCLIGIAAAASMWLRHRPTDHIAPR
- the eccB gene encoding type VII secretion protein EccB; protein product: MRRQGSLRLQSSGDRFLWRRLEYALLGHPMPAGGDPVRAHRRALAAGCAVALGIGVLATAFPIPPGGPGQSPLVMSRQSGALFVRVGDRLRPVANLVSAQLILGTPATPRLVDDAALRTVARGPVLGIPGAPHSVGTMLSPAEQHWTVCDRADGSTAITVTAHIGPPTLQPGTAVVVSAAHGDGSVYLLYDGRRARIDVGNPATARALHLEGVRPRPVSATLLNVLPEAPAIGPPPIIGSPAEVAGVRVGGVLRTARADAEEFYVVVPQGIQRIGRLTADLIRFADPMAGTDIPFVPPDVIATATMVDSLDVGGYPDAAPRLLDPHDAGVCATWRQGTTRVATGAVEPDATAVPLAVADGDGPNLDAFSIAPGSGVDVEAATATAGRYVVTDAGVVFPVRDSTAAAAIGLGRQPTPIPWAILAALPAGPELSKQAALAGRDVIGGTVP